The Spirochaetaceae bacterium region TGTCTATTAACACTATTAAAACGCCTCAGGTTTAACCTTACATTACTGCCGGTCTCTAAAGTAAAGTTGGTAGCATTACCCATTAAAGTAATAGGGCTGGGGCTGCTCACATTTAAAGCTAGGTTAGTTACATTACTCTCTATTGTGCCGCTAACGGCGCCTCCTAAATTTAAATTAAGGTTAGCGCCGGTTAGAGCGGTTTCTGTAAAGATACGGCGGTTGGTAGTAACCGTTAAGTTTTGTAAGCCATTAACGGGCACACGCACCAGCAGTTGGGCCGGCCCCATCGGGTTAAAGCCTTGACGGCTGCGAATAATAACTACGCCGTTAGCCTCTTGGATTATTTCTACCGCTTCGGGCGGCAGTAAAATTTGCAGGCTGCCGCTGCTGGTAAGCTCTACATCTAAGTTACCGGCGATAATCAACTG contains the following coding sequences:
- a CDS encoding DUF2807 domain-containing protein, with protein sequence MKAFILLTLILLSSCINFGNITNTANWPLDETTGWVAASTPMPYNFTQLIIAGNLDVELTSSGSLQILLPPEAVEIIQEANGVVIIRSRQGFNPMGPAQLLVRVPVNGLQNLTVTTNRRIFTETALTGANLNLNLGGAVSGTIESNVTNLALNVSSPSPITLMGNATNFTLETGSNVRLNLRRFNSVNRQVNVGFGGRVNW